A region of the Stieleria neptunia genome:
GCTACCGATTTTCCGGTCGGTCTTTGGGGGGCCATTGAGCGAGAGGCTGGACACGGCGGGGTGCCGGGATTTGCTGCGACCCCGTTCGGGGTCGAGGGGCGGAATTGGGGCGTGGTCCGGAGGTGGCGCTGCGCTGACCTCCGGCTACTCGCTGCAATCCCTCCGGGATAGCTCGGACGCCGCGATGGGTGAAGGTTTTTCGATTGGTACGACTGGTCGTGCGATAGGCGAAGAAGAAGGTGCAAAGGAGGCCGAGTCCGAAGCGGACCGTTGGGGGCACTTGCCTTGGGCGTTGCATGCCCTGCGACACGACGATTGCAGTTGTCTGGCGTTCAATCGGCGTTGATTTCGTTGATCAACTTGCGCAGCTTGCCGAGGCTGCGGCGGTTGAAGTGGAACACCAACCGCGGCAGACCTGCCAGGTCCGGTTCGCCGGCTTCTTCGGCCAGGGCCTTGCATTGTTTGAAGCAGCCGTCGACCAGGATGCCGGAATATTCGGTCTGGATCTTTTCCATCTTCTCTTCCGACAGGCTTTCCTTGAGCCGGAAAACCAGGCGGTCGCGGACGTAACGCATGCTGTGGTAGCGGCGATAGAATCCGAGGATCTCTTCAATCGCCACGTCGACATCATTGGTGATCCGGTAGAGCGCGACGTCGTCGGGGCTGATCATGCCGCCGCCGAGCAATTGTTTGTCGATGAATTTGCCCAGATCGCTCCAGTAACTTCCTTGGGGATGATCCAGCAGCACCAGCGGAAGCATCGTTTGCTTTCCGGTTTGCATCAGCGTCAACGTTTCTAAGGCTTCGTCCAGCGTGCCGAACCCACCGGCGCAGCAGACGACGGAGCTGCATTCTTTGACGAACATCAATTTTCGCGTGAAGAAATACTTCATCGTGACCAGTTTCGGGTCGCCTTCGATCACGTCGTTGGCGCCCTGTTCAAAGGGCAGCATGATGTTCAGCCCCATCGACGCGTCTTTGCCGGCACCGACGTGGCCGGCTTCCATGATGCCGCCCCCGGCGCCGGTGATCACCATCCAGCCGTGCTCGGCCATCCGCCGCCCCAGTTGGACCGCTGACTGATAATCGGGGTGATCGGGTTGGGTGCGGGCCGAGCCGAAAATCGTCACCTTGCGGCGGCGGCGGTAGGGACGAAAGACCTTGAAGGCATAACGCAGTTCCAGCAGCGTCCGGGACAGGATTTTCAGATCACCGCGGGACGTCCGGTCTTTCTCCAGTCTGGCAATCGTCGAACGCATCTCGTCAAACAGATCCGAGCTTTCGACCTCGGGGACCGACGAGATCGGTTCATCGGCCGGTTGCGGCCGTTCGAGTTCGCATTCACCGATCGCCTCGGGCGGCAAGCGTTCCGGATCCGTTGGAGTGGGTTGCATCTGCGTTTGTCCGTCAAACAGGGGGGCTCAGTAGCCGGCTCACGCGGCCGCGCTGCTTTCTGTCTCTTCTTCTTCGTCATCGTCGCTGTCAGGGCGAATCGAAAGCAGTTTGGCGATCAGGATCGCCAGTGGCGCGGCGCCGAAACTGAGCAACGCGCCCATCTTGACCGAGTCCTGTGTCGCCCCGGGAATCTTGAATGCGGCCACCGAAACGAACAGCGCGACCGTGAACCCGATGCCGGCAACCATACCGAGTGTGACGACATGGCGATAATCCATTCCGGCCGGTTTCTGCAACCGAAACCCTTTTTCGGCCAGCAACGTCATCGCCGTGATCCCGACGGGCTTGCCGACCAGCAGTCCGGCCAACACCAGCCAAGTCCCCGTCCCGACGCTGCTGAGCACGACGCCGGCATTGGCCAGTCCGAACAGCCCCAAAATACATTCGACGGGGGTTTTCCAGAAGTGCTCGAATTCATTCAGCGTGTCGTCACGCTTTAGCTCCTCCTTGGCGAAAATCCCCAGGTCCGACACCGCGCTGGGAAGCAACGGGATGATCGGCACCAAACCCAACGCGGGGTGAATGTGCGCCAGGTAGAACGAAAACCACGACAGCACGCCGGGCCCCAACATGTAGAACCAGTGAGAATGAATCTTCAGTTTTCGCAGCAGCCAGGCCAACGCCATTGCCGCAGCGGTCAACAACAACCAAATCGGTTCGATCGGCGCCGACGGATAAAAGATCGCCAAAATCATCAAACCGGCGGCATCGTCGGCGATGGCCAGCAACAGCAAGAAAGCGATCGCCGGGTGCCCGGGGCCAAAAATCAATCGGGCCACCAGGTAACTGAATGCGATATCGGTCGCACACGGCACCGCCCATCCCTGTCCCAGTTCGGCCTGGGTTCCCGTCGCGTAGGCACCGGCCAGATAAAACAGCGCCGGACCGACAATGCCGCCAAAGGTCGCCAGCAACGGCGTCGCCGCTTTTCGCGGATTGGACAGCGCCCCGCCGGGCAACAACGATTCCCAAACCTCTTTGGCCGCGATGGCAAAGAACAGTGCCATCAACACATCGTTGATCAAAAAGCTGAGCGAATACCAATGGTGGCCGCTGTCAGCATGGCTCTCATCACCGTGTTCGCCTTCACCGTGCTCGGTTGACTCGGTCGTCGCGCCATCTGCCGACGCGGCTTGCCCCGATTCCACCGCCTGCGGCAACGCGGCGTTGGCGTCGATCGAAACGGGGGTGGGGGAGTGGTGTTCGCCACCTCCCCACAGATTTCGGACGTCGTAATGAATGAAATCGTGGTAGCTGGAGCTGCCGCTTCGGTCGGCCAGGTTGGCCCAGATCAAAGCCGCAACGGCCCCGATCACCAGCAGGAGAGAATTGTCGATCAGGAAGCGGATCACGCCGCCCTTTGAAGTTTCGTGCCCGGACATGGACCGTGCGAATCTCTGGTTTGGATAGGAGGGGTGGACTGCGATGGCTTTTCTGCCGGATGGCCGCCGACGCCAATCTGCGGAATGGTACCGATTGTGTTTCTTTTTGGTGACCCCAGGTGAATCGGTAACATCGCTGCTGGCAGCCCGCTTGGTTGGGTGAACCGCGTTTTTTGCGACCCTGAATCCACCCCGAGAACCACGCGAGGCCGTGCCATGAACGAAGATCAGCTTGAAAACCCGGTGTTGGGCTACGTGGTGATTGCCGTCGCCCTGGTCGTCGGCATGCTTTCGGCAACCGTTTTCGGCCAGGGAGCGGGCCACCAGGGAATGGAGAAATTGTCTGCGGTGCATCCAAAAACCAGCGCCGTCGCGAGCACGGTAAAAACCCATCGGGGCGATCCTCTCGCGGCGAACCCATCCAGTGCGGCAAAGTTTCACACCCCGGCGAACCGTCAATCCACCTCTCCGGTGCGCGGTTCAAA
Encoded here:
- a CDS encoding LOG family protein; protein product: MQPTPTDPERLPPEAIGECELERPQPADEPISSVPEVESSDLFDEMRSTIARLEKDRTSRGDLKILSRTLLELRYAFKVFRPYRRRRKVTIFGSARTQPDHPDYQSAVQLGRRMAEHGWMVITGAGGGIMEAGHVGAGKDASMGLNIMLPFEQGANDVIEGDPKLVTMKYFFTRKLMFVKECSSVVCCAGGFGTLDEALETLTLMQTGKQTMLPLVLLDHPQGSYWSDLGKFIDKQLLGGGMISPDDVALYRITNDVDVAIEEILGFYRRYHSMRYVRDRLVFRLKESLSEEKMEKIQTEYSGILVDGCFKQCKALAEEAGEPDLAGLPRLVFHFNRRSLGKLRKLINEINAD
- a CDS encoding Na+/H+ antiporter NhaA → MSGHETSKGGVIRFLIDNSLLLVIGAVAALIWANLADRSGSSSYHDFIHYDVRNLWGGGEHHSPTPVSIDANAALPQAVESGQAASADGATTESTEHGEGEHGDESHADSGHHWYSLSFLINDVLMALFFAIAAKEVWESLLPGGALSNPRKAATPLLATFGGIVGPALFYLAGAYATGTQAELGQGWAVPCATDIAFSYLVARLIFGPGHPAIAFLLLLAIADDAAGLMILAIFYPSAPIEPIWLLLTAAAMALAWLLRKLKIHSHWFYMLGPGVLSWFSFYLAHIHPALGLVPIIPLLPSAVSDLGIFAKEELKRDDTLNEFEHFWKTPVECILGLFGLANAGVVLSSVGTGTWLVLAGLLVGKPVGITAMTLLAEKGFRLQKPAGMDYRHVVTLGMVAGIGFTVALFVSVAAFKIPGATQDSVKMGALLSFGAAPLAILIAKLLSIRPDSDDDEEEETESSAAA